One stretch of Patagioenas fasciata isolate bPatFas1 chromosome 9, bPatFas1.hap1, whole genome shotgun sequence DNA includes these proteins:
- the SENP2 gene encoding sentrin-specific protease 2 isoform X1 yields MGGRFSRRGGAGVARDGRHFRRGPAGPMYQWLLGALGALFAVARRPTPPSGPPPRKRPLPSVSPLLEDPDQTECKKRKPDYGFSGRKEKVEGVSGVVNLPSKAKHKHRKASVSHAAPREPAGEAWSTSDSSPERPTDSALDVEMIEIDNMPCATDTCLNKETLSFYHRTIPCLSASRNGKHYIKPAPDSVLTLRPPIKERAGPESTTSEANKTGRPFCTAEEGVQQEEKKKYKQLLELVKEKYPRSCPNPQPTSFRNVQAGPKEPVTTVSHLEEQKYGGDFYPRVTLKTGDCPRDSALLRCAGVKYAEVHNPQWPQGGDMIRYCTPAENSREQARPGKQATAGRQHGAATSKELLSRLAPVLSRKSPPLDVEEKKFMNVEAKKFSNLEEKKFSNLEEKKFANLEEKKFANLEEKKFANLEEKKFANLEEKKFTNLEEKKFTNLEEKRFLKLEEKQFPKLEKAAERFSPLTEAMEREIVAAFRDGDPGEIMSSAFKLRVTREDIHTLQNLRWLNDEIINFYMSLLVERNKKEGYPSVHAFSTFFYPKLISEGYKAVRRWTRGVDLFKQDIVLVPIHLRVHWALAVIDVRKKTIKYFDSMAQKGSKICDTLFRYLQEESREKRNQELSISEWTLHNMEPHEIPQQTNGSDCGVFTCKFADYISRDKPITFTQNNMPYFRKKMVWEIIHQQLL; encoded by the exons ATGGGAGGGCGGTTCTcccggaggggcggggcgggcgtcGCGCGGGATGGGCGCCACTTCCGCCGCGGCCCGGCGGGGCCTATGTACCAATGGCTGCTGGGGGCCCTCGGCGCTCTCTTCGCTGTCGCCCGCCGCCCCACGCCGCCCTCGGGCCCGCCGCCGCGCAAGAGGCCGCTCCCCAG CGTTTCACCACTTCTGGAAGATCCTGACCAGACTGAATGCAAGAAGCGTAAACCAG atTACGGCTTCTCGGGGCGTAAAGAGAAAGTCGAAGGTGTTTCTGGTGTGGTGAATTTGCCAAGCAAAGCGAAGCATAAGCACCGTAAGGCTTCGGTCAGCCATGCTGCTCCGAGAGAGCCTGCAGGAGAG GCTTGGTCTACTTCTGATTCTTCACCTGAAAGACCAACAGATTCTGCGCTAGACGTAGAAATGATAGAAATTG ATAACATGCCTTGTGCAACTGATACTTGCTTGAATAAGGAGACACTATCCTTTTATCACAGGACAATTCCATGTCTGAG TGCGAGCAGGAATGGCAAACACTACATCAAACCTGCTCCAGACAGCGTCCTCACTCTGCGACCGCCCATTAAGGAGCGCGCCGGGCCGGAATCCACCACTTCGGAGGCCAACAAAACGGGGAGGCCCTTCTGCACTGCTGAGGAG GGCgttcagcaagaagaaaaaaagaaatacaagcagCTCttggagctggtaaaggaaaaatATCCTCGAAGCTGCCCTAATCCACAGCCGACAAGCTTCCGCAA TGTCCAAGCCGGCCCCAAGGAACCAGTGACGACCGTGAGTCACCTGGAAGAGCAAAAATACGGGGGGGATTTCTATCCCCGCGTGACACTAAAGACCGGCGACTGTCCCCGTGATTCGGCTCTGCTCCGCTGTGCGG GTGTCAAGTATGCGGAAGTTCACAACCCCCAGTGGCCTCAGGGAGGCGATATGATCAG GTACTGCACACCAGCAGAAAACTCCCGTGAACAGGCAAGGCCAGGGAAACAAGCCACTGCAGGG AGACAGCATGGAGCTGCCACCTCGAAAGAGCTGTTGTCACGCCTGGCGCCTGTTCTGTCCAGAAAATCACCTCCCCTTGATGTGGAAGAAAAGAAATTCATGAATGTGGAGGCAAAGAAATTCAGCAACTTGGAAGAGAAGAAATTCAGCAACTTGGAAGAGAAGAAATTCGCCAACTTGGAAGAGAAGAAATTCGCCAACTTGGAAGAGAAGAAATTCGCCAACTTGGAAGAGAAGAAATTCGCCAACTTAGAAGAAAAGAAATTCACCAACTTAGAAGAAAAGAAATTCACCAACTTAGAAGAAAAGAGATTCCTGAAATTAGAAGAAAAGCAATTCCCCAAATTGGAAAAAGCAGCCGAACGCTTTTCTCCGCTCACAGAG GCCATGGAGAGAGAGATCGTCGCCGCGTTTCGCGACGGTGACCCGGGGGAGATCATGAGCAGTGCCTTCAAACTCAGGGTTACGCGGGAGGACATCCACACGCTGCAGAACCTCCGCTGGCTGAACGACGAG ATCATTAATTTCTACATGAGTCTTCTGGTGGAAAGAAACAAGAAGGAAGGCTATCCATCGGTCCATGCTTTTAGtactttcttttatcctaaaCTCATTTCGGAGGGCTACAAAGCTGTGAGAAGATGGACCAGAGGGGTGGATCTCTTCAAGCAGGACATCGTCTTGGTGCCCATTCACTTGAGAGTCCACTGGGCGCTGGCG GTCATTGACGTCAGAAAGAAGACCATCAAATACTTTGACTCCATGGCACAAAAAGGGAGCAAGATTTGTGACACTTTGTT CCGTTACCTGCAAGAAGAAAGCCGGGAAAAGAGAAATCAGGAGCTGAGCATTTCGGAGTGGACTCTTCACAACATGGAGCCACAT GAAATTCCTCAGCAAACCAATGGAAGCGACTGCGGTGTTTTCACCTGCAAATTCGCCGATTACATCTCCAGAGACAAACCCATAACTTTCACACAG AATAACATGCCTTACTTCCGCAAGAAGATGGTATGGGAAATAAtccaccagcagctgctgtga
- the SENP2 gene encoding sentrin-specific protease 2 isoform X2, translating to MYQWLLGALGALFAVARRPTPPSGPPPRKRPLPSVSPLLEDPDQTECKKRKPDYGFSGRKEKVEGVSGVVNLPSKAKHKHRKASVSHAAPREPAGEAWSTSDSSPERPTDSALDVEMIEIDNMPCATDTCLNKETLSFYHRTIPCLSASRNGKHYIKPAPDSVLTLRPPIKERAGPESTTSEANKTGRPFCTAEEGVQQEEKKKYKQLLELVKEKYPRSCPNPQPTSFRNVQAGPKEPVTTVSHLEEQKYGGDFYPRVTLKTGDCPRDSALLRCAGVKYAEVHNPQWPQGGDMIRYCTPAENSREQARPGKQATAGAMEREIVAAFRDGDPGEIMSSAFKLRVTREDIHTLQNLRWLNDEIINFYMSLLVERNKKEGYPSVHAFSTFFYPKLISEGYKAVRRWTRGVDLFKQDIVLVPIHLRVHWALAVIDVRKKTIKYFDSMAQKGSKICDTLFRYLQEESREKRNQELSISEWTLHNMEPHEIPQQTNGSDCGVFTCKFADYISRDKPITFTQNNMPYFRKKMVWEIIHQQLL from the exons ATGTACCAATGGCTGCTGGGGGCCCTCGGCGCTCTCTTCGCTGTCGCCCGCCGCCCCACGCCGCCCTCGGGCCCGCCGCCGCGCAAGAGGCCGCTCCCCAG CGTTTCACCACTTCTGGAAGATCCTGACCAGACTGAATGCAAGAAGCGTAAACCAG atTACGGCTTCTCGGGGCGTAAAGAGAAAGTCGAAGGTGTTTCTGGTGTGGTGAATTTGCCAAGCAAAGCGAAGCATAAGCACCGTAAGGCTTCGGTCAGCCATGCTGCTCCGAGAGAGCCTGCAGGAGAG GCTTGGTCTACTTCTGATTCTTCACCTGAAAGACCAACAGATTCTGCGCTAGACGTAGAAATGATAGAAATTG ATAACATGCCTTGTGCAACTGATACTTGCTTGAATAAGGAGACACTATCCTTTTATCACAGGACAATTCCATGTCTGAG TGCGAGCAGGAATGGCAAACACTACATCAAACCTGCTCCAGACAGCGTCCTCACTCTGCGACCGCCCATTAAGGAGCGCGCCGGGCCGGAATCCACCACTTCGGAGGCCAACAAAACGGGGAGGCCCTTCTGCACTGCTGAGGAG GGCgttcagcaagaagaaaaaaagaaatacaagcagCTCttggagctggtaaaggaaaaatATCCTCGAAGCTGCCCTAATCCACAGCCGACAAGCTTCCGCAA TGTCCAAGCCGGCCCCAAGGAACCAGTGACGACCGTGAGTCACCTGGAAGAGCAAAAATACGGGGGGGATTTCTATCCCCGCGTGACACTAAAGACCGGCGACTGTCCCCGTGATTCGGCTCTGCTCCGCTGTGCGG GTGTCAAGTATGCGGAAGTTCACAACCCCCAGTGGCCTCAGGGAGGCGATATGATCAG GTACTGCACACCAGCAGAAAACTCCCGTGAACAGGCAAGGCCAGGGAAACAAGCCACTGCAGGG GCCATGGAGAGAGAGATCGTCGCCGCGTTTCGCGACGGTGACCCGGGGGAGATCATGAGCAGTGCCTTCAAACTCAGGGTTACGCGGGAGGACATCCACACGCTGCAGAACCTCCGCTGGCTGAACGACGAG ATCATTAATTTCTACATGAGTCTTCTGGTGGAAAGAAACAAGAAGGAAGGCTATCCATCGGTCCATGCTTTTAGtactttcttttatcctaaaCTCATTTCGGAGGGCTACAAAGCTGTGAGAAGATGGACCAGAGGGGTGGATCTCTTCAAGCAGGACATCGTCTTGGTGCCCATTCACTTGAGAGTCCACTGGGCGCTGGCG GTCATTGACGTCAGAAAGAAGACCATCAAATACTTTGACTCCATGGCACAAAAAGGGAGCAAGATTTGTGACACTTTGTT CCGTTACCTGCAAGAAGAAAGCCGGGAAAAGAGAAATCAGGAGCTGAGCATTTCGGAGTGGACTCTTCACAACATGGAGCCACAT GAAATTCCTCAGCAAACCAATGGAAGCGACTGCGGTGTTTTCACCTGCAAATTCGCCGATTACATCTCCAGAGACAAACCCATAACTTTCACACAG AATAACATGCCTTACTTCCGCAAGAAGATGGTATGGGAAATAAtccaccagcagctgctgtga